From the genome of Xyrauchen texanus isolate HMW12.3.18 chromosome 22, RBS_HiC_50CHRs, whole genome shotgun sequence, one region includes:
- the LOC127662843 gene encoding thyroid transcription factor 1-like — MSMSPKHTTPFSVSDILSPLEESYKKVSMEGNNLGAPLASYRQPQVTQAAMQQHHMGHNGTVPAAYHMTAAGVSQLSHTAMGGYCNGNLGNMSDLPAYQDGMRGTTTATSWYGTNPDPRFSTISRFMGSSSGMNMSSMGTLSSLADVGKGMGPFTSTPRRKRRVLFSQAQVYELERRFKQQKYLSAPEREHLASMIHLTPTQVKIWFQNHRYKMKRQAKDKVSQQQLQQDSGSCQQQQSPRRVAVPVLVKDGKPCQGSSHTPNTGVQNHHHQGGNVMIMSNNSSSMGQHQSQQIGIAGESPDLGQHAASPPSLQTQVPGLSHLNSSGSEYGAALPCSALLYGRTW, encoded by the exons ATGTCGATGAGCCCCAAGCATACGACTCCTTTTTCTGTATCCGATATCTTAAGTCCTCTTGAGGAGAGCTACAAAAAAGTGAGTATGGAGGGGAACAACTTGGGGGCTCCTCTTGCCTCGTACAGACAACCCCAAGTCACGCAAGCGGCGATGCAGCAGCACCACATGGGCCACAATGGAACAGTGCCCGCTGCCTACCACATGACTGCAGCTGGAGTTTCCCAGCTGTCACATACAGCCATGGGGGGCTACTGTAACGGGAATTTGGGCAACATGAGCGACCTGCCGGCCTATCAAGACGGCATGAGAGGCACCACGACGGCCACCAGTTGGTACGGAACGAATCCTGACCCACGCTTCTCCACAA TCTCTCGTTTCATGGGCTCCTCGTCCGGTATGAATATGAGCAGCATGGGCACTCTAAGTTCATTGGCGGATGTTGGTAAAGGGATGGGTCCGTTTACCAGCACACCTCGAAGGAAAAGACGAGTACTCTTCTCCCAAGCGCAGGTGTACGAGCTTGAGCGACGATTCAAGCAGCAGAAGTATCTCTCCGCGCCGGAGAGGGAGCATCTGGCGAGTATGATTCATTTGACTCCAACTCAAGTTAAAATATGGTTTCAAAACCACCGATATAAAATGAAAAGGCAGGCCAAGGACAAAGTCTCCCAGCAGCAACTGCAACAAGACAGTGGCTCCTGTCAGCAGCAGCAGTCTCCACGGCGGGTGGCTGTGCCAGTTTTGGTGAAAGACGGAAAGCCATGCCAAGGCAGCAGCCATACTCCCAACACTGGTGTACAAAACCACCATCACCAGGGGGGGAATGTCATGATTATGTCCAATAACAGTTCTTCAATGGGTCAGCATCAAAGTCAGCAGATAGGCATTGCTGGAGAGTCTCCAGATCTGGGTCAACACGCTGCGAGCCCCCCATCTCTCCAAACCCAGGTACCCGGCCTGTCCCACCTGAACTCCTCCGGTTCTGAGTATGGAGCTGCCTTGCCCTGCTCCGCTCTGCTTTATGGCAGGACATGGTGA